The following coding sequences are from one Planctomonas sp. JC2975 window:
- a CDS encoding aldehyde dehydrogenase family protein: MLPTALVDGSTTVIEEPVGPVATFTTWNYPLTVPGRKVAAALAAGCTVVIKSAEETPASAVALARALDDAGLPAGVVNMVFGDPVAISSALISSPLIRKVSFTGSLAVGRQLALAAAEEVKPIMLELGGHAPVIVFEDADLDELVAGAVGSKLHNTGQSCGSPIRFFVHSSIHDEFVARYAAALDAARVGSGLDPATEMGPLAGRRRFDAMKPLIDDAITKGATLAAGGTGDDSVGYYWRPTLLADVPDDADLMKVEPFGPIAVTTTFEDEEEVVARANDVEFGLAAYLFTASADRVLRLPRRLDVGMVTINRFGVGARDTFFGGRKKSGFGSEGGREAVEEYTVKKLVTQGL; this comes from the coding sequence GTGCTTCCAACGGCACTCGTCGACGGCAGCACTACGGTCATTGAGGAGCCCGTCGGTCCGGTCGCAACGTTCACGACGTGGAATTATCCGTTGACCGTCCCGGGACGGAAGGTCGCGGCGGCGCTCGCCGCGGGCTGCACGGTCGTGATCAAGTCCGCTGAGGAGACTCCCGCAAGCGCGGTGGCCTTGGCTCGAGCGCTCGACGATGCCGGGCTGCCTGCCGGGGTCGTCAACATGGTGTTCGGCGATCCGGTGGCGATCTCGTCGGCCCTGATCTCCTCGCCGCTCATCCGCAAGGTCTCGTTCACCGGATCCCTCGCGGTCGGGCGTCAGCTCGCGCTGGCCGCAGCCGAGGAGGTGAAACCCATCATGCTCGAGCTCGGCGGCCACGCGCCCGTGATCGTGTTCGAGGATGCGGATCTCGACGAGCTCGTCGCCGGGGCCGTCGGCAGCAAGCTGCACAACACCGGGCAGTCGTGCGGATCACCCATCCGCTTCTTCGTGCACAGTTCGATCCATGACGAGTTCGTCGCCCGCTATGCAGCAGCTCTCGATGCGGCACGGGTCGGCAGCGGCCTGGATCCGGCGACGGAGATGGGCCCGCTCGCTGGGCGCCGGAGGTTCGACGCGATGAAGCCCCTTATCGACGACGCGATCACGAAGGGGGCGACCCTCGCAGCCGGCGGAACGGGCGATGACAGTGTCGGCTATTACTGGCGTCCGACGCTCCTTGCCGATGTCCCCGACGACGCGGACCTCATGAAGGTCGAACCGTTCGGTCCGATCGCTGTCACGACGACGTTCGAGGACGAGGAGGAGGTGGTGGCCCGCGCCAACGACGTCGAGTTCGGCCTCGCCGCCTATCTCTTCACGGCATCGGCGGATCGGGTGCTCCGTCTGCCTCGTCGTCTCGACGTCGGGATGGTCACGATCAATCGCTTCGGAGTCGGTGCCCGTGACACCTTCTTCGGTGGGCGCAAGAAGTCCGGATTCGGCTCGGAGGGTGGCCGGGAAGCGGTCGAGGAGTACACGGTCAAAAAGCTCGTGACCCAGGGTCTGTGA
- a CDS encoding PfkB family carbohydrate kinase has translation MPLEARRTLLPHPVRRPCRAAGRSVQGLEPLEQLRGAHPAARGINTSWTVEVADCPTGTASITVDKHGENTILIDAGANAALEPDTLHAEQFSDASALLLTLEVPDRVLLAALRMAKAHSVPTILNLSPLRGHAPEILSSIDILIVNNEEFTSVASPDGPDVASTQEAANRLGPPVVVVTRGGQGAIVLQCASDERMARVPSVQVAAVDTTGCGDAFAGALAARLSASESLLNAARFAASYAALVATKQGAQVSYPHLAEYEAWTLRTH, from the coding sequence GTGCCGTTGGAAGCACGTCGTACTCTGCTTCCTCATCCCGTTCGACGCCCTTGCCGTGCCGCTGGCAGATCTGTTCAAGGACTGGAACCTCTGGAACAGCTACGCGGGGCTCATCCTGCAGCCAGGGGTATCAACACAAGCTGGACCGTCGAAGTCGCAGACTGCCCAACCGGTACTGCATCGATCACCGTGGACAAACACGGTGAAAACACCATCCTGATCGACGCCGGCGCCAACGCTGCGCTCGAGCCGGACACGCTCCACGCGGAGCAATTCTCCGACGCTAGCGCCCTTCTGCTAACCCTGGAGGTACCCGACCGAGTGCTGCTTGCTGCACTACGAATGGCAAAAGCACACTCCGTTCCCACCATCCTCAACCTGTCACCGCTCCGCGGGCACGCCCCAGAGATCCTCAGCAGCATCGACATTCTCATCGTCAACAACGAAGAATTCACATCTGTGGCATCCCCGGATGGCCCGGACGTGGCATCGACGCAAGAGGCCGCAAACCGGCTCGGGCCACCCGTCGTGGTCGTCACACGCGGCGGCCAAGGCGCCATCGTCCTGCAGTGCGCCTCGGATGAACGCATGGCTCGGGTGCCCAGCGTGCAAGTCGCCGCCGTTGACACCACAGGATGCGGAGACGCCTTCGCCGGTGCGCTTGCTGCACGACTCTCCGCGTCAGAATCCCTCCTGAACGCTGCCAGGTTCGCTGCCAGCTATGCCGCGCTCGTCGCAACGAAACAGGGCGCCCAAGTCTCATACCCGCATCTCGCCGAATACGAGGCGTGGACCCTAAGAACTCATTGA
- a CDS encoding GNAT family N-acetyltransferase has translation MTVELQNLVWRPLAVSDGAAMADLLNAIDAEDHVWGQYTVEDATEELDSPVDDLPTTTLAVFDGATMLGFSAVHYKPTAEIVHRVQAAGAVRPSHRRLGLGTKLMQHGLATAETLHALHHPTLRLIVESIYGEHVQGAVALYRAAGMTATNWVRHMRHPLGAAIPDAPVPDGLQFERYTTATDEEFRAVRNEAVQDDPGRSQLSVEEWKVWAVNASFRPRLSFLLRDVKTGTAAGVVLVVSWEAETATTGVRDAYFRIIATRPAYTERGVTEALMSHTLRAAHNQGYGRASLRVDADASSKELATFERAGFVTQDTQVHYCVQL, from the coding sequence GTGACTGTCGAATTACAGAACCTTGTGTGGCGTCCGCTGGCCGTGTCCGACGGCGCCGCCATGGCAGACCTGCTGAACGCGATCGACGCGGAGGACCATGTCTGGGGTCAGTACACCGTGGAAGACGCCACCGAGGAGCTTGACTCACCGGTCGACGACCTTCCGACCACCACTCTTGCAGTGTTCGACGGCGCGACAATGCTCGGCTTCTCAGCGGTCCACTACAAACCGACCGCCGAGATCGTTCACCGCGTCCAGGCGGCCGGTGCCGTCCGCCCCAGCCACCGGCGCCTGGGACTCGGGACGAAGCTCATGCAGCACGGGCTGGCCACGGCCGAAACTCTCCACGCTCTGCATCACCCCACGCTCCGACTGATTGTCGAATCCATCTACGGCGAACATGTCCAGGGGGCCGTCGCCCTGTACCGCGCGGCAGGCATGACGGCGACGAACTGGGTGCGGCACATGAGACATCCGCTCGGCGCCGCCATTCCGGACGCTCCTGTTCCCGACGGCCTGCAATTCGAGCGCTACACCACCGCGACCGACGAGGAATTCCGCGCGGTCCGTAACGAGGCCGTCCAAGACGACCCAGGCAGGTCGCAGCTCAGCGTCGAGGAGTGGAAGGTCTGGGCCGTCAACGCAAGCTTCCGACCCAGGTTGAGCTTTCTGCTCCGCGACGTCAAGACGGGCACCGCGGCCGGGGTCGTACTGGTCGTCTCATGGGAGGCAGAAACGGCCACGACGGGAGTACGTGACGCGTACTTCAGGATCATTGCCACACGGCCTGCATACACGGAGCGCGGGGTGACCGAAGCCCTGATGTCGCACACGCTTCGCGCCGCACATAACCAGGGCTACGGACGGGCCAGCCTCAGGGTCGATGCCGATGCCTCGAGCAAAGAGCTCGCAACGTTCGAGCGTGCCGGATTTGTCACCCAAGACACCCAGGTCCACTACTGCGTCCAACTCTGA
- a CDS encoding MerR family transcriptional regulator: protein MAGAIGVETHVLRHWEDVGVLIPQRSPSGQRVYNHEAVTRGRIIRRCQRAGLSLADIRSLAPAGSADRTAIIDERRAAVECTIARLQRAADYLGHLTQCRHPLADDCPQCSDFARSPRD from the coding sequence GTGGCTGGTGCCATCGGGGTGGAGACGCACGTGCTGCGGCATTGGGAAGACGTCGGTGTCCTGATTCCGCAGCGCAGCCCCAGCGGCCAACGGGTCTATAACCATGAAGCGGTCACGCGAGGCCGGATTATCCGGCGATGTCAACGCGCGGGACTCTCCCTCGCCGATATTCGCTCCCTCGCACCGGCAGGCAGCGCCGACCGCACCGCGATCATCGACGAACGACGCGCCGCCGTCGAGTGCACCATTGCGCGACTCCAGCGTGCGGCAGACTACTTGGGTCACCTCACCCAATGCCGTCATCCGCTCGCAGATGACTGTCCGCAGTGCTCTGACTTCGCCCGCTCCCCCCGGGACTAG